The following proteins come from a genomic window of Salvia hispanica cultivar TCC Black 2014 chromosome 4, UniMelb_Shisp_WGS_1.0, whole genome shotgun sequence:
- the LOC125222585 gene encoding probable LRR receptor-like serine/threonine-protein kinase At4g36180: MKKVSFNALYLFVIMLCIEVVSSQLPPDQVSAMTTIYEIIQNNTSASSFLWSDVLKTSDPCLWKGVGCTSDNSSINTVSVNSSSISTSDFLPFVCNIPTLESLDVSNNQLSSIPGGFFTGCGGITGLKLLNFSGNRLSGPLPTFNGFPFLDTLDFSRNNLTGEVSMQLDGLGSLKKLNLGWNSFGGKIPTNLGNMNLLDEIVLSLNSFTGEIPLEITKFKNLSVIDLSGNSLSGSIPIEFGGFTRLKTLILSLNKLSGGIPTFLANITSLERFAANQNSFTGSIPSGITKFLSFLDLSYNNLSGAVPSDLLSGPNLQAVDLSFNKLEGSIPAITSTKLYRLRLGSNSLNGTIPSASLRSLMYLELDNNMLSGEIPSDLGIMFSNLSLLNLANNRLRGTLPPSFGSLGDLRVLSLQSNSLSGGIPPQILSLSKLEKLNISSNLLSSSIPLSISRMQNLRNLDLHGNNLTGSIPDSIGEIPYLVELQLGNNQLSGRIPQMPDTLQISLNLSHNLFGGPIPVTLSRLQNLEVLDLSDNRFSGVIPDFLTQLSSLTHLLVMNNDLSGIVPKFGRNLVFDFEGNELVSPSPPPPPTPKKSKSIASTIIIAVGSSAMVVGLVIMLSILVSRRYHRINDENTYSAEEASPPQVVHGNLLTPNSIHRSNIDFKAAMEAVSDPLNLSLKTRFSTYYKAVMPSGASYFVKKLNWSDKIFQLGSHERFEEELQVLGKLCSSNVMIPLAYVLTLDSAYLFYDFAPKGSLFDCLHRMGSTLDWASRYSIAIGVSQGLAFLHECKSSPILLLDLSTKSILLKSLNEPQVGDIELCKVIDPSKSTGSLSTIAGSVGYVPPEYAYTMRVTAAGNVYSFGVVLLELLTGKPAVSGGIELAKLVLSNSAQRNKWDHILDFNISKTSVAVRSQMLAVLKVAMACVSLQPETRPKMKSVLRMLLNAR, translated from the exons ATGAAGAAGGTTTCCTTTAATGCCCTCTACCTGTTTGTGATAATGCTTTGCATTGAGGTAGTGTCATCTCAGCTGCCACCTGATCAGGTCAGTGCAATGACTACAATTTACGAAATCATTCAGAATAACACTTCTGCTTCTTCATTTCTGTGGAGTGATGTCTTGAAAACCTCAGACCCTTGTTTATGGAAGGGGGTTGGTTGCACCTCTGATAATTCCTCTATAAACACTGTTTCTGTGAACTCATCTTCAATTTCCACCTCTGATTTTCTTCCATTTGTGTGCAATATTCCCACTTTAGAGTCTCTTGATGTGTCCAACAATCAACTTAGCTCAATCCCAGGTGGTTTCTTCACTGGCTGTGGGGGAATCACTGGATTGAAGCTCTTGAATTTTAGCGGGAATAGGTTGAGTGGTCCTTTGCCTACTTTCAATGGCTTCCCATTTTTGGATACCTTGGATTTTTCTAGGAATAATTTGACTGGGGAGGTTAGTATGCAGTTGGATGGGCTAGGTTCACTCAAAAAACTGAATCTTGGTTGGAACAGTTTTGGAGGAAAGATTCCAACAAATCTTGGAAATATGAATCTTTTGGATGAGATTGTACTCTCTCTTAATTCATTCACAGGTGAAATCCCTTTGgaaatcacaaaattcaagaatctGAGTGTGATTGATCTTAGTGGCAATAGTCTCTCAGGCTCAATTCCAATAGAATTTGGGGGTTTCACTAGGTTGAAAACCttgattctctctctcaacaaGTTGAGTGGTGGAATTCCAACATTTCTTGCTAATATCACATCCCTGGAGAGATTTGCAGCCAATCAGAACAGCTTTACTGGGAGTATTCCATCTGGTATTACGAAATTCCTTTCATTTTTGGATCTGAGTTACAACAACTTGAGTGGTGCAGTCCCCTCTGATCTTCTCTCGGGTCCGAATCTTCAAGCTGTGGACCTCTCTTTCAATAAGTTGGAAGGGTCTATTCCTGCAATCACTTCGACAAAGCTGTACAGGTTGAGGCTAGGCAGCAATTCTCTTAATGGGACGATTCCATCCGCCTCGTTAAGGAGTCTGATGTATTTGGAGCTGGATAACAACATGCTGAGTGGTGAGATACCTTCGGATTTGGGTATAATGTTCTCTAACTTGTCCCTCTTGAACTTGGCTAACAACAGATTGAGAGGCACGTTACCTCCGTCTTTTGGTAGTCTCGGCGATCTTCGAGTTTTGAGTCTGCAGTCGAATAGTCTTTCCGGAGGAATCCCACCACAGATTTTGTCGTTGAGCAAACTGGAGAAGCTGAATATAAGTAGTAACTTGCTCAGTAGCTCAATACCTTTGTCCATTTCGAGGATGCAGAATCTTCGCAATCTAGACTTGCACGGAAACAATCTGACTGGTTCTATACCCGACTCCATTGGAGAGATACCTTATTTGGTAGAACTCCAGTTGGGAAACAACCAACTCAGTGGGCGAATTCCTCAAATGCCAGATACTCTGCAGATTTCGTTGAATCTCAGCCACAACCTCTTTGGTGGGCCTATTCCAGTTACTCTATCAAGGCTGCAAAATTTGGAAGTATTGGACCTCTCCGACAACAGATTTTCGGGCGTGATACCAGACTTCTTGACTCAACTAAGCAGCTTAACACATCTACTAGTCATGAACAATGATCTCTCTGGTATTGTCCCAAAATTCGGACGTAACcttgtgtttgattttgaaggAAATGAGTTGGTTTCTCCttcccctccccctcccccgACCCCCAAAAAGTCCAAATCAATTGCCTCAACCATTATCATAGCTGTTGGAAGCTCAGCCATGGTTGTTGGTTTAGTGATCATGTTGAGCATACTCGTCTCGAGGAGGTATCACAGGATCAACGACGAAAACACATACTCTGCAGAAGAAGCTTCTCCACCGCAGGTCGTCCATGGCAACTTGCTGACTCCCAACAGCATCCACAGGTCCAACATTGATTTCAAGGCAGCAATGGAGGCAGTATCCGACCCTCTAAATCTCTCGCTGAAGACGAGATTCTCGACCTACTACAAAGCTGTGATGCCGTCTGGAGCCAGCTACTTCGTCAAGAAACTTAACTGGAGCGACAAGATCTTCCAACTAGGCAGCCACGAGAGATTCGAGGAGGAGCTTCAAGTTCTTGGAAAGCTGTGTAGTTCCAACGTCATGATCCCACTCGCCTACGTCTTGACACTGGACAGCGCTTACCTCTTCTACGACTTCGCCCCAAAAGGCTCGCTCTTCGACTGCCTCCACAGGATGGGAAGCACGCTGGACTGGGCAAGCCGGTACAGCATTGCCATTGGAGTCTCTCAAGGCCTTGCCTTCCTCCATGAATGCAAGTCCAGCCCAATCCTCCTCCTCGATCTTTCCACCAAAAGCATCCTCCTGAAGTCCCTCAACGAGCCTCAAGTCGGGGATATTGAGCTGTGTAAAGTGATTGATCCCTCGAAGAGCACAGGCAGCCTCTCCACCATAGCTGGCTCCGTTGGCTATGTTCCTCCAG AGTATGCTTACACAATGAGAGTGACAGCAGCCGGAAATGTCTATAGTTTTGGCGTAGTTCTGCTTGAGCTCCTAACGGGAAAGCCAGCCGTTAGTGGAGGAATCGAACTAGCAAAGTTGGTGCTGAGTAACTCTGCACAGAGAAACAAATGGGACCATATTCTTGATTTCAATATCAGCAAGACATCAGTTGCTGTGAGAAGCCAGATGCTGGCGGTGCTCAAGGTGGCCATGGCTTGCGTTAGTCTCCAACCAGAAACGAGGCCGAAGATGAAGAGCGTGCTGCGGATGCTGCTGAATGCAAGGTGA